A single genomic interval of Chitinophaga sp. 180180018-3 harbors:
- a CDS encoding LytTR family DNA-binding domain-containing protein codes for MSEIKAIIVDDEQHCIDALYTMLQKKCPGVQVVGWAKSVKEAKEIVDELQPDLVFLDVEMPYQNGFELLKLFDKVYFDVIFTTAYEQYALKAIKFNALDYLLKPFSVKELQEALDKCRERKTQRPKEQGATPMEVFLQNMKTLQQVHKKIALPTINGLVFMPVQNIVRCESTGNYTRIFFTDKKNLMVSRPLKEFEELLSDVDFFRVHNSHLINMQQMQSYIQGEGGFALMSDGTQVEVSRRRKAEFLKKAMQF; via the coding sequence ATGAGCGAAATCAAAGCTATCATCGTGGATGATGAGCAACACTGTATCGATGCCCTGTACACCATGCTGCAAAAGAAATGCCCTGGAGTACAGGTAGTGGGGTGGGCTAAAAGTGTAAAGGAAGCAAAAGAGATCGTGGATGAATTACAGCCCGACCTCGTATTCCTGGATGTGGAAATGCCTTATCAGAACGGGTTTGAGCTACTCAAACTTTTCGATAAGGTGTATTTCGATGTTATTTTTACAACTGCATATGAACAATATGCCCTGAAGGCAATCAAATTCAATGCCTTGGATTACCTGCTGAAACCCTTTAGTGTAAAGGAATTACAGGAAGCATTGGATAAGTGCAGGGAAAGAAAAACCCAACGGCCGAAAGAGCAGGGCGCAACGCCGATGGAGGTTTTTCTGCAGAATATGAAAACACTCCAGCAGGTACACAAAAAAATTGCGCTGCCTACTATCAATGGCCTGGTGTTTATGCCGGTGCAGAATATTGTGCGATGTGAATCTACCGGAAATTATACCCGTATATTTTTTACAGATAAGAAAAACCTGATGGTTTCCCGTCCACTGAAGGAGTTTGAAGAACTACTTTCTGATGTCGACTTCTTTCGGGTACACAATTCCCACCTCATCAATATGCAGCAGATGCAATCGTATATCCAGGGAGAAGGCGGCTTTGCACTGATGAGCGACGGCACCCAGGTGGAGGTTTCACGGCGGCGGAAAGCAGAATTCCTGAAGAAGGCGATGCAGTTCTAA
- a CDS encoding 4-hydroxy-3-methylbut-2-enyl diphosphate reductase produces the protein MKTFNVPVIYRSPLISAIKNRRKEQDRMKKDFTPTELNFGPLKILLARHFGFCYGVENAIEIAFKTVDENPGKRIFLLSEMIHNPHVNNDLLDRGVQFIMDTAGRQLVPWSALMTDDIVIIPAFGTTLETEQQLASLGIEPLKYNTTCPFVERVWNKAEQIGKKHYTVIVHGKPKHEETRATFSHSQSGTPTVVVKDIHEAELLAGFITGQQPAATFYELFKGQYSEGFDPEKDLQRVGVVNQTTMLATETQAIADYIRQVMIDTFGLTAATIGERFADTRDTLCYATNDNQSAVIGMLEQPADLAIVVGGYNSSNTSHLVELCEEKLPTYFISSPEHIISTNAINHWDFHHKEEINSQRFLPSKEQVTILLTSGASCPDALVEGVIRKLLSFYDLEYKADEMAENN, from the coding sequence ATGAAAACATTTAATGTACCGGTGATTTACCGCAGTCCGCTCATCAGCGCTATTAAAAACAGGCGTAAAGAGCAGGACCGCATGAAAAAAGACTTCACGCCAACTGAACTCAATTTCGGCCCGCTGAAAATATTACTTGCCCGGCATTTCGGCTTCTGTTACGGAGTGGAAAACGCCATCGAAATAGCTTTCAAAACGGTAGACGAAAATCCCGGCAAAAGAATATTCCTTTTAAGTGAAATGATCCATAATCCTCACGTGAACAACGATCTGCTCGACAGAGGCGTTCAGTTCATCATGGATACAGCCGGCAGGCAACTGGTACCCTGGTCAGCACTCATGACGGATGATATCGTGATCATCCCTGCTTTTGGTACCACCCTGGAAACAGAACAGCAGCTTGCCTCCCTCGGGATTGAACCACTGAAATATAATACCACCTGCCCATTTGTAGAAAGAGTCTGGAACAAGGCCGAACAAATCGGGAAGAAGCACTATACGGTAATCGTGCACGGAAAACCCAAACACGAAGAAACCCGGGCCACCTTCTCCCACAGCCAGTCCGGTACTCCTACTGTGGTTGTAAAAGATATACATGAGGCTGAATTGCTGGCAGGATTCATTACCGGCCAACAACCGGCAGCTACTTTCTACGAACTATTCAAAGGACAATACTCTGAAGGTTTCGATCCGGAGAAAGACCTGCAGCGTGTGGGCGTGGTGAACCAAACCACTATGCTGGCCACGGAAACCCAGGCCATTGCGGACTATATCCGCCAGGTAATGATTGATACCTTCGGACTCACCGCCGCTACTATTGGTGAACGATTTGCCGACACCCGCGATACCCTCTGCTACGCGACAAACGACAACCAGTCTGCCGTTATTGGGATGCTTGAACAGCCGGCCGATCTGGCGATCGTGGTTGGTGGCTACAACAGCTCCAATACCTCACACCTGGTAGAGCTTTGTGAAGAAAAACTGCCCACTTATTTTATCTCATCTCCCGAACATATTATTTCTACCAATGCCATCAATCACTGGGACTTCCATCATAAAGAAGAGATCAACAGTCAGCGTTTCCTGCCATCAAAGGAACAGGTGACCATTCTGCTGACCAGTGGCGCTTCCTGTCCGGATGCCCTCGTTGAAGGCGTAATCCGTAAACTGCTGTCGTTTTACGATCTGGAGTATAAAGCAGATGAAATGGCAGAAAACAATTAA
- the rpsA gene encoding 30S ribosomal protein S1: MSENNIINEQNAEQQAPQAAAAETATTKAPVAKVETAHDDFDWSVDKRNVSSYSKEEKEKYDQTYEGTFKVFEENSLLTGTVVGLTNTDVVINIGFKSDGLISLNEFRDLQGLKIGDEVEVLVVEKEDRDGNLHLSRKQARQKRAWEKIVEVYKTGEVVTGTVTSKTKGGLIVDVYGMETFLPGSQIDVKPVTDYDQFVGKTMEFKVVKVNETIRNAVVSHKALIESDIEQQRVDIISKLEKGQVLEGTIKNITDFGAFIDLGGLDGLLYITDISWGRISHPSEVLQMDQKINVVVLDFDDEKRRISLGYKQLTPHPWDTLPATITEGAKVKGKVVNIEDYGAFLEIMPGVEGLVHVSEISWASTPINAKEFFKLGEEYEAVVVTLSKEERKMSLSIKQLTEDPWSTIETKFPVDSRHKGIVKNITPYGVFVELETGIGGMIHISDLSWIKRFNHPSEYTKVGNEIDVVILGIDKENRKLSLGHKQIEEDPWNTFETIFPINSVHEGTVVKKDEKGATVQLQYGLEAYAPARHLKTEDDKPINVEDVKEFMIIEFDRSEKRILVSHTRVWEKAQAEEKQAVVREKKEEADKTRKAVKNIQGKVEKATLGDLGALAELREKLKQSEGGEEKSAQ; the protein is encoded by the coding sequence ATGAGCGAAAACAACATTATTAACGAACAAAACGCTGAACAACAGGCACCGCAGGCTGCTGCGGCTGAAACAGCGACAACAAAGGCACCTGTAGCAAAAGTTGAAACTGCACACGACGATTTCGACTGGAGCGTTGACAAACGCAACGTATCTTCTTACAGCAAAGAAGAAAAAGAAAAGTACGATCAGACTTACGAAGGTACTTTCAAAGTGTTTGAAGAAAACAGTCTGCTGACTGGTACTGTAGTAGGTTTAACCAACACCGACGTGGTGATCAACATCGGTTTCAAATCCGACGGTTTGATTTCCCTGAACGAATTCCGCGACTTACAAGGTCTGAAGATCGGAGACGAAGTGGAAGTGCTGGTTGTTGAAAAAGAAGACCGCGATGGTAACCTGCACCTGAGCCGTAAACAGGCTCGCCAGAAACGTGCATGGGAAAAAATCGTGGAAGTTTACAAAACAGGCGAAGTGGTTACTGGTACTGTTACCAGCAAAACCAAAGGCGGCTTGATCGTAGATGTATACGGTATGGAAACATTCCTGCCAGGTTCTCAGATCGATGTGAAACCAGTTACAGACTACGACCAGTTTGTAGGAAAAACTATGGAGTTCAAGGTGGTGAAGGTAAACGAAACCATCCGCAACGCCGTTGTTTCTCACAAAGCCCTCATCGAAAGCGATATCGAACAACAGAGAGTGGATATCATCAGCAAACTGGAGAAAGGCCAGGTGCTGGAAGGTACTATCAAAAATATCACCGACTTTGGTGCGTTCATCGACCTGGGTGGTCTGGACGGTCTGCTGTATATCACCGATATCAGCTGGGGCCGTATCTCCCATCCGAGCGAAGTGCTCCAGATGGATCAGAAGATCAACGTTGTTGTGCTTGACTTCGACGACGAAAAACGTCGCATAAGCCTCGGTTACAAACAACTGACTCCGCATCCGTGGGATACTTTACCAGCTACTATCACCGAAGGTGCTAAAGTAAAAGGTAAAGTAGTTAACATCGAAGATTACGGTGCATTCCTGGAAATCATGCCAGGTGTTGAAGGTCTGGTTCACGTATCTGAAATCTCCTGGGCTTCTACTCCTATCAACGCTAAAGAATTCTTCAAATTAGGCGAAGAATACGAAGCAGTGGTAGTTACCCTGAGCAAGGAAGAACGTAAGATGAGCCTGTCTATCAAACAACTGACAGAAGATCCATGGTCTACTATCGAAACCAAATTCCCTGTTGACAGCCGTCACAAAGGAATCGTGAAAAACATCACTCCTTATGGCGTATTCGTTGAACTGGAAACCGGTATCGGCGGTATGATCCACATCTCTGACCTGAGCTGGATCAAACGTTTCAACCACCCATCTGAATACACTAAAGTAGGCAACGAAATAGATGTAGTGATCCTGGGTATCGATAAGGAAAACCGCAAGCTGAGCCTCGGTCACAAACAGATCGAAGAAGATCCTTGGAACACCTTCGAAACTATCTTCCCGATCAACTCTGTACACGAAGGTACTGTTGTGAAGAAAGATGAAAAAGGTGCTACCGTTCAGCTGCAGTACGGTCTGGAAGCATATGCTCCTGCACGTCACCTGAAAACTGAAGATGACAAACCAATCAACGTTGAAGATGTGAAAGAATTCATGATCATCGAATTCGATCGCAGCGAAAAACGTATCCTGGTTTCTCATACAAGGGTTTGGGAAAAAGCACAGGCTGAAGAAAAACAGGCTGTCGTGAGAGAGAAGAAAGAAGAAGCTGACAAAACCCGTAAGGCTGTGAAAAACATCCAGGGTAAAGTTGAAAAAGCTACTTTAGGTGATCTGGGTGCACTGGCTGAACTGAGAGAAAAACTGAAACAGTCTGAAGGCGGCGAAGAAAAAAGCGCACAGTAA
- a CDS encoding acyl-CoA thioesterase, with protein sequence MTLTPKRAQDSLIQMTELVLPNDTNTFGNLMGGRLMYWMDIAAALACMKHCSAPVVTASVDNISFENPIKLGNVVHIESKVSRAFNTSMEVHIRVWGEDPVQQYRYKSNEAFMTFVALDPNGNSRPVPGILTDTEEEKRLYDGALRRRQLRLILGGKMKPEDADELKALFEIKN encoded by the coding sequence ATGACATTAACGCCAAAGAGAGCGCAAGATTCGCTGATACAGATGACCGAGCTGGTTTTACCGAACGACACCAATACTTTCGGAAACCTGATGGGAGGACGCCTGATGTACTGGATGGATATAGCTGCTGCCCTGGCCTGCATGAAACACTGCAGCGCGCCCGTGGTAACAGCTTCCGTAGATAATATATCTTTCGAAAATCCCATTAAGCTGGGCAACGTTGTACACATTGAATCCAAAGTAAGCCGCGCCTTCAACACTTCTATGGAAGTGCATATCCGGGTATGGGGTGAAGACCCGGTGCAACAATACCGCTATAAATCCAATGAGGCTTTCATGACATTTGTAGCACTGGATCCCAACGGCAATTCCAGACCCGTGCCAGGTATCCTCACCGATACAGAAGAAGAAAAAAGATTATATGATGGCGCCCTTCGCCGCCGCCAGCTGCGTCTTATCCTCGGCGGAAAGATGAAACCGGAAGATGCCGATGAGTTGAAAGCGTTGTTCGAAATTAAGAATTAA
- a CDS encoding nitrite reductase, whose product MQSFRTEIENPVVEQDIIDLEKKIRLFREGAVSDEKFRSLRLARGIYGQRQPGVQMIRIKLPYGKMTLQQWKRITDISDEYATSNLHLTTRQDVQIHYVSLDRTPELWSKLEQDGITIREACGNTVRNVTASDRAGIDPEEPFDVTPYADATFRYFLRNPVSQEMGRKIKIAFSSSDKDTAWSFMHDFGMIPKIRIIDGKEVRGFKVLVGGGLGAQPFLAKTVYEFLETDLLIPYIENVLRVFDRYGERTSRNKARMKFLIQKIGMEEFERLINEEYKAVKVKSVPVDADAWIQTAPPPVPASIPAYTIKNPAAYEAWKTTNTFEQKQRGYYAAYVKITLGNIGSAISRQLIEALRPVVADDVRVTANQGLLLKYILPEHLPYVYSALEEAGFANPGFDSVADITACPGTDTCNLGISSSTGIAKVLEEVITDEFPDLIYNKDIKIKISGCMNSCGQHGIASIGFHGSSMKSGGKVLPALQVLLGGGIVGDGAGRVADKVIKVPSRRGPDVLRSLLHDFETNGGEQELFNEYYDRQGEKYFYELLKPLADLSALTANDFIDWGQAQDYATAIGVGECAGVIIDLVATLLLEAEEKIELASAAILKGAYADGIYHTYSSFVQGAKALLLSEAISGNTQIGIINDFDKHFVATGKFSFEPDFKSVVLQINANEPTESFAKNYFSQAQAFYNNAQAYRKAASELVQA is encoded by the coding sequence ATGCAAAGCTTCAGAACAGAAATAGAAAATCCGGTTGTAGAACAGGATATCATTGATCTCGAGAAGAAGATCCGCCTGTTCCGCGAGGGCGCTGTTTCAGATGAAAAATTCCGCAGCCTTCGTCTGGCAAGAGGTATATACGGCCAGCGCCAGCCTGGAGTGCAGATGATACGCATCAAGCTGCCTTACGGTAAAATGACCCTGCAACAGTGGAAAAGAATTACTGATATTTCTGATGAATATGCTACCAGCAACCTTCACCTTACTACCCGTCAGGATGTGCAGATTCACTATGTGAGCCTCGACAGAACGCCGGAACTGTGGTCGAAGCTGGAGCAGGATGGTATCACCATCCGTGAAGCCTGTGGTAATACAGTCCGCAACGTTACTGCATCCGACCGCGCCGGCATCGATCCGGAAGAGCCGTTCGATGTAACGCCTTATGCCGACGCTACTTTCCGCTACTTCCTGCGTAACCCTGTCAGCCAGGAAATGGGACGTAAAATCAAAATTGCTTTTTCTTCTTCTGATAAAGACACTGCCTGGTCGTTCATGCACGATTTCGGGATGATCCCCAAGATCAGGATCATTGATGGTAAGGAAGTAAGGGGCTTTAAGGTACTCGTGGGCGGCGGCCTCGGTGCTCAGCCTTTCCTGGCCAAAACGGTATATGAGTTCCTGGAAACAGACCTCCTGATACCTTACATTGAAAACGTGCTCCGTGTATTTGACCGTTATGGTGAAAGAACCAGCAGAAACAAAGCACGCATGAAATTCCTGATCCAGAAAATCGGTATGGAAGAATTTGAGCGCCTGATTAACGAAGAGTATAAAGCCGTTAAGGTGAAGAGTGTACCTGTGGATGCCGACGCATGGATCCAGACTGCACCTCCGCCGGTGCCCGCATCTATTCCGGCATATACCATTAAGAACCCTGCCGCATACGAGGCCTGGAAAACAACCAATACTTTCGAACAGAAGCAGCGTGGTTACTATGCCGCCTATGTGAAAATCACCCTCGGAAATATCGGATCAGCTATCAGCCGTCAGCTGATTGAAGCGCTGCGCCCGGTAGTAGCAGACGATGTAAGGGTTACAGCCAACCAGGGACTGCTACTCAAATATATTCTTCCTGAACATCTGCCTTATGTGTACAGTGCGCTGGAAGAAGCCGGTTTTGCTAATCCGGGTTTCGACAGTGTGGCGGACATCACTGCCTGCCCTGGTACAGATACCTGTAACCTGGGTATTTCCAGCAGTACCGGTATTGCCAAAGTATTGGAAGAAGTGATCACTGATGAGTTTCCTGACCTGATTTATAATAAGGATATCAAGATAAAAATCAGCGGCTGTATGAACTCCTGCGGTCAGCACGGTATTGCCAGCATTGGCTTCCACGGTTCTTCCATGAAGAGCGGCGGTAAGGTATTGCCTGCATTGCAGGTACTGCTTGGCGGTGGTATCGTAGGCGATGGTGCAGGCCGTGTGGCTGATAAAGTAATCAAAGTGCCCAGCCGCCGCGGTCCGGATGTTCTCCGCAGCCTGCTGCACGATTTCGAAACCAACGGTGGAGAACAGGAATTGTTCAACGAGTACTACGACCGTCAGGGTGAAAAGTATTTCTACGAATTGCTGAAACCCCTGGCTGATCTGAGCGCATTAACAGCGAACGACTTCATCGATTGGGGGCAGGCACAGGATTACGCTACAGCTATTGGCGTAGGTGAGTGTGCCGGCGTGATCATAGACCTGGTAGCAACACTGTTGCTGGAAGCAGAAGAAAAGATAGAATTGGCCAGTGCAGCGATTCTCAAAGGCGCTTATGCAGATGGTATCTATCATACTTATTCTTCCTTCGTACAGGGAGCTAAAGCCCTGTTGCTCAGTGAAGCCATCAGCGGAAATACACAGATCGGTATTATCAACGATTTCGATAAACATTTCGTTGCTACCGGTAAATTCAGCTTCGAACCTGATTTCAAATCAGTGGTATTGCAGATTAACGCTAACGAACCTACGGAGAGCTTTGCAAAAAACTACTTCAGTCAGGCACAGGCATTTTATAACAACGCGCAGGCATATCGCAAAGCGGCCAGTGAACTGGTGCAGGCGTAA
- the cobA gene encoding uroporphyrinogen-III C-methyltransferase translates to MQHIQPKLTLIGAGPGDPELITVKGLKAIQNARVILYDALSSNELLDYAPANCLRRFVGKRAGMHVYSQDEINRMIVKYALTYGSVVRLKGGDSFVFGRGQEEIAFAQQFGITAEVIPGISSAIAVPGINKIPVTARNISEGFWVITGNTQHGDLSRDLDHAINANTTVVVLMGMSKLAEIAAIYSAAGRGNTPAAIIQNGTLPTQKMGLGHVADLVEIAATNDLRNPAVLVIGEVVRFHEAFQELQRKVSAELKIAV, encoded by the coding sequence ATGCAGCATATACAACCCAAACTCACATTAATAGGCGCTGGTCCGGGCGATCCGGAACTGATCACCGTAAAAGGGTTAAAAGCCATTCAGAACGCCAGGGTAATTCTTTACGACGCCTTGTCGAGCAACGAACTGCTCGATTATGCGCCTGCTAACTGCCTTCGCCGCTTTGTGGGTAAACGCGCCGGTATGCATGTTTATTCACAGGATGAAATAAACCGCATGATAGTAAAATATGCCTTAACTTATGGAAGTGTAGTGCGACTGAAAGGAGGCGACTCCTTTGTGTTTGGCAGAGGACAGGAAGAAATTGCCTTTGCGCAGCAGTTTGGCATCACTGCAGAGGTAATTCCCGGGATTTCCAGCGCTATAGCGGTGCCGGGGATCAATAAGATTCCGGTAACAGCCCGCAATATCAGCGAAGGTTTTTGGGTGATTACCGGTAATACGCAACACGGCGACCTGTCGCGCGATCTGGATCATGCCATCAATGCCAATACTACGGTAGTAGTGCTGATGGGCATGAGCAAGCTGGCCGAAATAGCAGCCATCTACAGTGCAGCCGGCAGAGGCAATACCCCTGCTGCTATCATCCAGAACGGTACCCTGCCCACCCAGAAAATGGGGCTGGGCCATGTGGCCGACCTGGTAGAAATAGCTGCTACCAATGACCTGCGTAACCCGGCCGTTCTGGTAATAGGCGAAGTGGTACGTTTCCATGAAGCCTTCCAGGAACTGCAGCGCAAGGTTTCAGCGGAACTTAAAATTGCAGTATAA
- a CDS encoding bifunctional precorrin-2 dehydrogenase/sirohydrochlorin ferrochelatase, with protein MENQLFPVFFKLHRLQVLVVGGGNIGLEKANAMLENCPQANITVVALEFLPALEALTHQYPNITLVQKAFSCGDLLGKDLVIAATNDKALNFCVWEKAKGSKVLINVADTPDLCDFYLGSVVRKGNLKIAISTNGKSPTIAKRLKQVLQEAIPDSLDEVLNKLSQIRDRLTGDFASKVKKLNSITDVLVNHEREGA; from the coding sequence ATGGAAAATCAGTTATTCCCGGTGTTTTTCAAGTTACACCGCCTGCAGGTACTCGTAGTGGGCGGTGGCAACATCGGACTGGAGAAAGCCAATGCCATGCTGGAAAATTGCCCACAGGCAAATATTACAGTGGTGGCATTGGAGTTTTTACCTGCTTTGGAAGCTCTCACACATCAGTATCCCAACATTACCCTTGTTCAGAAAGCATTTTCCTGCGGAGATCTGTTGGGGAAAGACCTGGTGATTGCGGCTACGAACGACAAAGCACTCAATTTTTGTGTATGGGAGAAAGCCAAAGGCAGCAAAGTACTGATCAATGTGGCTGATACGCCGGATCTGTGCGACTTCTACCTGGGTTCTGTTGTAAGGAAAGGTAATCTCAAGATTGCTATCTCCACCAACGGTAAATCCCCGACCATTGCCAAACGCCTGAAACAGGTATTGCAGGAAGCTATCCCCGACAGCCTGGATGAGGTGCTCAACAAGTTATCCCAGATCCGCGACAGGCTCACCGGCGATTTTGCCAGTAAAGTGAAGAAGCTGAACAGTATTACTGATGTATTGGTTAACCATGAGCGCGAAGGAGCCTGA
- a CDS encoding DUF488 domain-containing protein produces the protein MIQIKRVYEEYAPSDGYRILVDRLWPRGLTKDRAHVDEWAKDIAPSNELRQWFHHEQSNFAEFKTKYLQELQGKKDLLTAIKKKAQHQRVTLVYGAKDETNNQAQVLLELLKK, from the coding sequence ATGATACAGATAAAAAGAGTTTATGAGGAGTACGCTCCGTCAGATGGATACCGCATCCTGGTAGACCGGCTCTGGCCCAGAGGGCTTACAAAAGATCGGGCACATGTGGATGAGTGGGCAAAAGACATTGCGCCCAGCAATGAGTTGCGTCAATGGTTTCACCATGAGCAAAGCAACTTTGCCGAATTCAAAACAAAATATCTGCAGGAATTACAGGGGAAAAAAGATTTGCTGACAGCTATTAAAAAGAAAGCACAACATCAGCGGGTCACGTTGGTATACGGGGCAAAAGACGAAACAAACAATCAGGCACAGGTATTACTGGAGCTGTTGAAAAAATAA
- a CDS encoding rhomboid family intramembrane serine protease, which produces MNGTSFQSDIRYWLRQGNTVNHLLFWNIVVFLGLNILRLIAFLTKQPAPFIWTYDQLAMHMPPAAFILKPWGLITYMFTHVAVFHVLYNMINLYWFGNLFRDFLGNKRVLPLYLLGGIAGGLLYLLCGVIFPGYAGSTMVGASASIMCILMAAATLMPNYEIGLLFIGGVKLKWLAIALIVLGLISIPDGNIGGIVSHLGGVLLGFLYVRTLQAGTDLCQPLIWLFDASNWRRPKQSNRKFKPKKSPLKVVKKADDSNPSRLDQLLDKINEKGYNSLSAEEKAWLDKVSKEN; this is translated from the coding sequence ATGAACGGGACCTCATTTCAATCGGATATTCGCTACTGGCTCAGGCAAGGAAACACAGTAAATCATTTGCTTTTCTGGAATATAGTTGTCTTCCTGGGGTTGAATATCCTGCGCCTCATCGCATTTCTGACCAAGCAACCCGCTCCTTTTATCTGGACGTACGACCAGCTGGCCATGCACATGCCGCCAGCCGCTTTTATATTGAAGCCCTGGGGGCTGATCACCTACATGTTCACGCACGTAGCGGTGTTTCATGTATTATACAACATGATCAACCTTTACTGGTTCGGTAACCTTTTCCGGGATTTCCTGGGCAATAAAAGGGTACTTCCCCTGTATTTGCTGGGAGGTATTGCCGGAGGGCTGTTATACCTGCTATGCGGGGTTATTTTCCCGGGATATGCCGGTTCTACGATGGTGGGCGCCTCCGCCTCCATCATGTGTATCCTGATGGCGGCAGCTACCCTGATGCCCAATTATGAGATCGGGCTGTTGTTCATCGGCGGCGTAAAGCTGAAATGGCTGGCAATAGCGTTGATTGTACTGGGGCTTATTTCCATCCCCGATGGTAATATAGGTGGCATTGTTTCCCATCTGGGCGGGGTCTTACTGGGATTTCTCTATGTACGCACCCTACAGGCAGGCACCGACCTCTGCCAACCGCTGATATGGTTGTTTGATGCCTCCAACTGGCGCCGGCCCAAACAAAGCAACCGTAAGTTTAAACCCAAAAAGTCGCCACTGAAAGTGGTAAAGAAAGCAGACGACAGCAACCCTTCCAGGTTAGACCAACTGCTCGACAAAATCAATGAAAAGGGCTATAATAGCCTGAGTGCAGAAGAAAAAGCCTGGTTAGACAAGGTGAGCAAAGAAAACTAA
- the hxpB gene encoding hexitol phosphatase HxpB yields the protein MLNTVIFDMDGLLVDSEPLWGIALREVFATVGVQLSPELTHLTTGLRTKEVVSYWHRYFKWEGKSPEQVTEEIIDNVIGKIIAEGRPMEDVEYILGFFREKGFKLGLASSSPLRLIRAVLVHLGLTDHFQAVYSAEFEDYGKPHPAVYLACAKALGSDPLECMAFEDSVTGMIAGKAARMTVVVVPEAHNRKDIRYSVANMQLDSLLEFKETQLQQLMK from the coding sequence ATGCTTAACACGGTAATATTCGACATGGACGGGCTATTGGTGGATTCTGAGCCCCTTTGGGGCATTGCGTTGAGAGAAGTATTTGCAACGGTAGGCGTACAACTTTCTCCTGAACTGACGCATCTGACAACGGGTTTAAGGACCAAGGAAGTGGTCAGCTACTGGCATCGCTATTTTAAATGGGAGGGTAAAAGCCCGGAGCAGGTAACTGAGGAGATTATTGATAATGTTATCGGGAAGATTATAGCAGAAGGCAGGCCGATGGAGGACGTGGAGTACATCCTGGGGTTCTTCCGGGAAAAAGGGTTCAAACTTGGACTGGCGTCTTCTTCTCCCCTGCGCCTGATCAGGGCGGTATTAGTGCACCTGGGACTGACAGATCATTTCCAGGCGGTGTATTCGGCAGAGTTTGAGGATTATGGCAAGCCTCACCCTGCGGTATACCTGGCCTGTGCAAAAGCATTGGGCAGCGATCCGCTGGAATGCATGGCCTTTGAGGATTCCGTTACCGGCATGATAGCCGGCAAAGCCGCCCGTATGACGGTAGTAGTGGTACCAGAGGCACATAACCGTAAAGATATCCGTTATTCAGTAGCCAATATGCAGCTGGATTCCCTGCTGGAGTTCAAAGAAACGCAACTGCAACAGCTGATGAAGTAA
- a CDS encoding HD domain-containing protein — translation MMHHDEIIAATVDFVKTTLQGAEGGHDWWHIERVWKQSRSIAEKEKVDLLVVELGALLHDIADSKFHNGDENIGPEKAAAFLQSLQVPGMVTEHVINIIRHISFKGGNNERIFYSIELGVVQDADRLDAIGAIGIARAFNYGGFKNRQIYDPGVKPDLNMTKEAYKKSTAPTITHFYEKLLLLKDRMNTETGKALAVERHAFMEQFLEQFYREWNGEN, via the coding sequence ATGATGCATCACGATGAAATAATAGCAGCTACTGTAGATTTTGTGAAGACAACATTGCAGGGAGCTGAAGGAGGCCACGACTGGTGGCATATAGAAAGGGTATGGAAACAGTCGCGCAGTATAGCGGAAAAAGAAAAAGTAGATCTCCTGGTGGTGGAGCTCGGGGCGTTATTACACGATATCGCTGACTCTAAATTTCACAACGGCGACGAAAACATTGGTCCGGAGAAAGCAGCTGCTTTCCTGCAATCCCTGCAGGTACCGGGTATGGTAACGGAGCATGTGATAAACATTATCCGGCACATCTCCTTCAAGGGAGGCAACAATGAGCGCATCTTCTATTCCATTGAGCTGGGCGTAGTGCAGGATGCCGACCGACTCGATGCTATCGGGGCCATAGGTATAGCCAGGGCCTTCAACTATGGAGGATTCAAAAATCGTCAGATCTATGATCCCGGGGTGAAGCCCGATTTAAATATGACAAAAGAAGCTTATAAGAAAAGTACCGCTCCCACGATTACACATTTTTATGAAAAGCTGTTATTGCTGAAAGACAGGATGAATACGGAAACGGGGAAAGCACTGGCCGTAGAAAGGCATGCATTTATGGAGCAGTTCCTGGAGCAGTTTTACAGGGAATGGAACGGAGAGAATTAA